The following are encoded in a window of Clostridium thermarum genomic DNA:
- the larB gene encoding nickel pincer cofactor biosynthesis protein LarB gives MKDQDILNLLNTVKSGELSVEDAYTQLKDLTYKELGYAKIDNHRERRVGYPEVIYCAGKTPNQIKGIVEYMLSKNCNILGTRADRAAYDAVKEVCPQAEYNELARTITVKVKDAELTNSYIAIVSAGTSDLPVVEEAAVTAEIFGNRVEKVIDVGVAGIHRLFNKLEIIQGAKVVIVVAGMEGALASVVGGLVDKPIIAVPTSVGYGANFGGLSALLCMLNSCASGVSVVNIDNGFGAGYLASMINKL, from the coding sequence ATGAAGGACCAAGATATACTTAACTTACTAAACACTGTAAAATCCGGTGAACTCTCTGTGGAAGATGCCTATACTCAACTCAAGGATTTAACTTACAAGGAACTAGGCTATGCAAAAATTGACAATCACAGAGAGAGAAGAGTGGGTTATCCGGAAGTGATATACTGCGCAGGAAAAACCCCAAATCAGATTAAAGGTATAGTAGAATATATGTTGTCTAAGAATTGCAATATATTAGGCACAAGAGCGGATAGAGCAGCATATGATGCTGTTAAGGAAGTTTGTCCGCAGGCTGAATATAATGAGTTGGCTAGGACAATTACAGTTAAAGTGAAGGATGCGGAACTTACCAATAGCTATATAGCTATTGTATCTGCGGGAACTTCTGATTTACCGGTAGTAGAAGAAGCTGCAGTAACAGCTGAGATATTTGGAAATAGGGTAGAGAAAGTAATAGATGTGGGTGTTGCAGGAATACATAGGCTCTTTAATAAGCTGGAGATAATACAAGGTGCAAAGGTTGTGATTGTAGTAGCAGGCATGGAGGGTGCCTTAGCCAGTGTGGTTGGCGGTTTGGTAGATAAGCCAATCATTGCTGTTCCTACCAGTGTAGGCTATGGTGCAAACTTTGGCGGCCTTTCTGCCCTGCTTTGCATGCTTAACAGTTGTGCCAGTGGAGTAAGCGTAGTAAACATAGATAACGGCTTTGGTGCAGGTTATTTAGCCAGTATGATAAACAAATTGTAA
- the aroA gene encoding 3-phosphoshikimate 1-carboxyvinyltransferase has protein sequence MSSIEIRPGSYLQGTVKVPSSKSIGHRALICAALSQGNSTVENINLSRDIKATTEVLESLGAKFFTSKNSIEVTGTPKLNCSGKELFCDESGSTLRFLIPIALLQDEKVTFNGRGKLVERPLTPYYKIFDNQQLYYKNNNGLLPLELCGKIKPGVFNIKGNVSSQFISGLMFALPLLDEDSTIVIDGNLESRPYVDLTIDVLKDFGVSIVNKDYKSFIVRGKQRYCAKNYSVEGDFSQAAFFIAGGLLNGSVLCTNLKMASLQGDKAIVDIGKLMGGKITVTEKGVLAEKSALKGTDIDASQVPDLVPILTVLAALSEGQTIIYNAARLRIKECDRLQAISTELNKLGADITEKEDSLIINGVKSLKGGIVSSWNDHRIVMAMTIASMRAEEPVIIEDYKAVEKSYPHFYSDFTDLGGQVKEF, from the coding sequence ATGAGTAGTATTGAAATAAGACCCGGCAGTTACCTCCAGGGCACCGTAAAAGTTCCTTCATCAAAGAGCATAGGTCATAGAGCACTAATCTGTGCAGCGTTGTCTCAAGGGAATAGTACTGTTGAAAATATCAACTTATCCAGAGATATTAAAGCTACTACTGAAGTGTTGGAATCCTTAGGAGCAAAGTTTTTCACAAGTAAAAATAGTATTGAGGTCACCGGAACTCCTAAGTTAAACTGCTCCGGGAAAGAGCTCTTCTGTGACGAAAGCGGCTCAACTTTAAGATTCTTGATACCCATTGCGTTACTGCAGGATGAAAAAGTGACCTTTAATGGGAGAGGTAAGTTAGTAGAAAGGCCTCTTACTCCTTACTACAAAATCTTTGATAATCAACAGCTCTACTATAAAAATAACAACGGCCTGCTCCCTCTAGAGCTTTGCGGTAAGATCAAGCCTGGTGTGTTTAACATTAAAGGCAATGTCAGTTCGCAATTTATTAGTGGACTCATGTTTGCCCTTCCTCTCCTGGATGAAGATTCAACTATTGTTATTGATGGCAATTTGGAATCTCGACCATATGTTGATTTAACCATAGATGTTCTGAAAGATTTTGGTGTTTCAATTGTCAACAAGGACTACAAATCATTTATTGTAAGAGGAAAACAACGCTATTGTGCAAAGAATTATTCTGTAGAGGGGGACTTTTCTCAAGCTGCCTTCTTTATTGCAGGAGGATTGCTGAACGGAAGTGTGCTCTGCACAAATCTGAAAATGGCTTCTCTGCAAGGGGATAAGGCAATTGTTGATATTGGAAAATTAATGGGCGGTAAAATAACCGTAACAGAAAAGGGTGTATTAGCTGAGAAATCCGCCTTAAAAGGTACTGATATTGACGCATCCCAGGTGCCTGACTTAGTTCCCATACTTACAGTACTGGCAGCACTAAGTGAAGGGCAGACAATCATATATAATGCCGCAAGGCTAAGAATAAAGGAATGTGACAGACTGCAAGCCATCAGTACAGAACTTAATAAGCTAGGTGCTGATATTACAGAAAAGGAAGACTCATTGATTATCAACGGTGTAAAATCATTAAAGGGAGGAATAGTTAGTTCCTGGAATGATCATAGAATAGTCATGGCAATGACTATTGCATCAATGAGGGCCGAGGAACCTGTGATTATTGAGGATTATAAGGCTGTTGAAAAATCTTACCCCCATTTTTATTCTGATTTTACTGACTTAGGAGGACAAGTAAAAGAGTTCTAA
- the ymfI gene encoding elongation factor P 5-aminopentanone reductase yields MNLSGKTAIITGGSRGIGRAIALSLSNCGASTIITYSRDQAGAEETVKLIRESGGYCTSKRFDIRNFGACQKAVDEVYAAFGKIDILVNNAGQSKIGLFIDAKEDSWNDLIDINIKGIFNMTKPVLEYMLKSGGGSIVNISSIWGVNGASCESIYSATKGAIISFTKALAKEMGPSNIRVNAIAPGVIKTRMNQWLNNEEEEELLSNISLGRFGEPSDIGNLTAFLCSDESKYITGQTIVADGGFI; encoded by the coding sequence ATGAATCTAAGTGGAAAAACAGCAATAATTACTGGAGGTTCCAGAGGCATAGGCAGAGCCATTGCCTTAAGCCTATCTAATTGTGGTGCCAGTACAATAATAACCTACTCAAGGGATCAAGCAGGAGCTGAAGAGACAGTAAAACTTATTCGAGAAAGTGGGGGCTATTGTACTTCGAAGCGTTTTGATATAAGAAATTTTGGTGCTTGCCAAAAGGCTGTAGATGAAGTCTATGCAGCTTTTGGAAAAATTGACATCCTGGTAAATAACGCGGGACAGTCTAAGATAGGCTTGTTTATAGATGCAAAGGAAGATTCTTGGAATGATCTCATTGATATTAACATTAAAGGTATATTTAACATGACTAAGCCTGTTCTGGAATATATGCTAAAAAGCGGCGGCGGATCCATCGTGAATATTTCCTCCATCTGGGGCGTAAATGGTGCTTCCTGTGAGAGCATATATTCTGCTACAAAGGGAGCCATAATTTCCTTCACAAAGGCTCTTGCAAAAGAAATGGGCCCCTCAAATATAAGGGTAAACGCCATTGCTCCTGGGGTTATAAAAACACGTATGAATCAATGGCTAAACAATGAGGAGGAAGAGGAACTACTTTCCAACATTTCCCTGGGCCGCTTTGGAGAACCCTCAGATATCGGCAATTTAACAGCTTTTTTATGCAGTGATGAAAGCAAGTATATAACTGGTCAAACCATTGTTGCGGACGGCGGATTTATTTAA
- a CDS encoding aminotransferase class V-fold PLP-dependent enzyme, with the protein MTKVYADNAATTYPKPEEVGLSLLNYITKIGTNVSRGTYEQSYSTARVVFETRELLCEFFNFREPLNVVFTSNITESLNIIIKGFLQNRDHVIVSSMEHNAVVRPLHSMSKLGVNFTIVPCDEEGKLAPKAVEKAITKNTRLILINHVSNVCGTKQDIFEISKICKRHNIHFVIDSAQSAGLLPIDFQFLNLSALPFTGHKGLMGPQGIGGILLNESFAKSIKPFKEGGTGSFSEQEIQPEIMPDKFESGTLNLPGIFGLNAGIKYIKKVGLSTIYEHEHFLGKLFLNNILNIGGIQLHGIKEMEGRTSVFSISFDKLDSAEAAFILDRDYGIMTRSGIHCSPLAHKTLGTFPQGTVRFSFGYFNTKEDIDYISKALHDMVKNQK; encoded by the coding sequence ATGACAAAAGTTTATGCTGATAATGCTGCAACCACATATCCAAAGCCGGAAGAAGTTGGCTTGAGCCTATTAAATTACATAACCAAAATCGGCACTAATGTTTCAAGAGGAACTTATGAGCAATCCTATTCTACTGCCAGGGTTGTATTTGAAACCAGAGAGCTCCTCTGTGAATTTTTTAATTTCAGGGAACCTCTCAATGTAGTTTTTACCTCAAATATTACTGAAAGTTTAAATATCATAATTAAAGGTTTTCTGCAAAATAGAGACCACGTAATAGTTTCATCTATGGAACACAATGCTGTGGTGAGACCTCTACATTCAATGTCAAAGCTTGGTGTAAATTTCACTATTGTTCCTTGTGATGAGGAGGGTAAACTTGCACCAAAGGCGGTAGAAAAAGCAATTACCAAAAATACAAGGCTTATTTTGATAAATCATGTATCAAATGTGTGCGGAACAAAACAGGATATCTTTGAAATAAGTAAAATCTGTAAAAGACATAATATCCACTTTGTCATAGATAGTGCACAAAGTGCCGGACTGCTGCCAATTGATTTCCAATTCCTAAATTTAAGCGCCTTGCCCTTTACCGGACATAAGGGGCTAATGGGGCCTCAAGGCATTGGTGGCATTCTTCTTAACGAAAGCTTTGCAAAGTCTATTAAGCCTTTCAAAGAAGGTGGTACCGGAAGTTTTTCTGAACAAGAAATTCAACCGGAAATCATGCCTGATAAATTCGAGAGTGGAACTTTAAATTTACCCGGTATTTTTGGATTAAATGCAGGTATAAAGTACATAAAGAAGGTTGGTCTATCTACTATTTATGAGCATGAACATTTTTTAGGTAAATTGTTCCTAAATAATATTTTAAACATAGGTGGAATACAACTTCATGGCATAAAAGAAATGGAGGGCAGGACTTCAGTCTTCTCAATTAGTTTTGACAAGTTAGACAGTGCTGAAGCTGCTTTTATATTAGATAGGGATTATGGTATTATGACTAGGTCAGGTATTCACTGTTCTCCTTTGGCCCATAAGACTTTGGGAACTTTTCCACAGGGCACAGTACGCTTTAGTTTTGGTTACTTCAATACAAAGGAAGATATTGACTACATATCAAAGGCATTACATGATATGGTAAAAAATCAAAAATAA
- a CDS encoding SOS response-associated peptidase translates to MCGRFLFSFDVDEVMKSYKVSKNLCNDIEKGEKFPGTKIPVILNQDGKLVIKDIYWGIKYGSKNIINARFETVEEKPLFKGLLQSSRCIIPASSYYEWKVKGKSKEKMEISQIHNESMALAGIYGNFKDGEDNYYEAVVILTVPADESIEDIHPRMPLIISKELIKYWLDPSITNIDKQKMLEANYGQNFSSKNCEGLQQMSFL, encoded by the coding sequence ATGTGCGGAAGATTTTTATTTTCCTTTGATGTTGATGAAGTTATGAAAAGCTATAAGGTCAGCAAAAATTTATGCAATGACATAGAAAAAGGCGAAAAGTTTCCAGGAACAAAGATACCAGTAATATTAAATCAAGATGGCAAATTGGTTATAAAAGATATTTATTGGGGAATCAAATACGGCAGTAAAAATATTATAAATGCAAGGTTTGAAACAGTTGAAGAAAAACCCTTGTTCAAGGGATTATTGCAGTCTTCAAGATGTATAATACCGGCAAGTTCCTACTATGAGTGGAAGGTGAAAGGAAAATCAAAGGAAAAAATGGAAATTTCTCAAATCCACAATGAATCTATGGCCCTAGCAGGTATTTATGGTAATTTTAAAGATGGAGAAGATAACTATTATGAGGCAGTTGTTATATTAACAGTTCCAGCAGACGAGTCCATTGAAGACATTCATCCGAGAATGCCTCTCATAATTTCAAAGGAGTTAATAAAATACTGGTTAGATCCTTCAATAACAAATATAGATAAACAAAAGATGTTAGAGGCCAACTATGGTCAGAACTTTTCAAGCAAAAATTGTGAAGGTCTTCAACAAATGAGTTTTTTATAG
- a CDS encoding prephenate dehydrogenase, whose product MDISDFKITVVGLGLIGGSLAMALRDLKPNRLWAIDKDEQTIRAAENSGIIDKFKGDINSPLEESDLIIIALYPEDTVKFILNNMQSFKRGSLITDTCGLKSGIIQKLSNFLRKDLEFIGGHPMAGKESSGFSSADKAIFYNANYILTPTENTNRDALKHLEAMILALGCKKPILLSPEEHDRLIAYTSHLPHLAAVSLINCFSTEKDLAGLVGGSYRDATRVADINSNLWLELLKLNKKNVTIALDSFIESLSQMRNSIANDDDAKLMNYFEQARRRRKGIG is encoded by the coding sequence ATGGATATCAGTGACTTTAAAATAACAGTTGTAGGTCTTGGATTAATAGGCGGCTCTCTGGCTATGGCCTTGAGAGATTTAAAACCTAATAGATTATGGGCTATAGATAAAGATGAGCAAACAATCAGAGCCGCAGAAAATAGTGGTATAATTGATAAATTTAAAGGGGATATCAACTCACCTTTAGAAGAAAGCGATCTTATAATTATAGCTCTTTACCCTGAAGATACTGTTAAGTTTATTTTGAATAATATGCAGAGTTTTAAAAGAGGCTCTTTGATAACTGATACCTGTGGGTTAAAGAGCGGTATAATTCAAAAACTCAGTAATTTTCTTCGTAAGGATTTAGAATTTATCGGCGGGCACCCAATGGCCGGAAAAGAAAGCTCAGGGTTTAGCAGTGCAGATAAGGCAATTTTTTATAATGCTAATTATATTCTTACACCTACGGAAAATACTAATAGAGATGCTCTGAAGCATCTGGAGGCTATGATATTAGCCTTAGGCTGCAAAAAACCTATATTACTTTCACCAGAAGAACATGACAGGTTAATAGCATATACAAGTCATCTTCCCCATTTGGCCGCAGTTTCACTGATAAATTGTTTTAGTACTGAAAAGGATCTGGCTGGTTTAGTGGGAGGAAGTTATAGGGATGCTACAAGGGTAGCAGACATTAATAGTAACCTTTGGCTGGAACTATTAAAGCTCAATAAGAAAAATGTCACAATTGCGCTGGATTCTTTCATAGAATCTTTAAGTCAAATGAGAAATTCCATTGCTAATGACGACGATGCTAAGCTAATGAATTATTTTGAACAAGCCAGGCGCAGGAGAAAGGGGATAGGGTAA
- a CDS encoding sensor histidine kinase, whose product MKKKIWKKLFAITSASLILFITVTIYLQSIFFEDFYVNRKIKRFEQNVEQFNGLYTQNYINSGNLYRMMRQFEESNNAKIIIIGSTGEIKYIGDSKIDMDSSKVNTINKIFKEWISNPSTFNKILKLKTTQTSIYHNTDFDIQNIVCLSPLSTSGDSDVILAVSSLQPVEEAADIIKEFYIYVFFGAVLVIVILSLIYANMISKPLRELNNTAVKIAEMDFSAKCEVNSEDEIGSLASTLNFLSQRLDKALSELREKNIALQKDIEKERKLDRMRKDFIAGVSHELRTPISIISGYAEGLKDNIADDESREFYLDVIMDEAAKMNALVSDMLDLSQLESGTFKLTPRELCIDELIRKCISKHMQFMQQKNINLITNISENAYVFGDYIRIEQVLTNFITNAVRHTNEGCYIEIRLFADGDYYIVEVENQGEKIPEHELESIWDKFYKVDKSRNRSVGGIGLGLSIVKNILLLHNSTFGVRNTEKGVCFYFSLRKINPTKEE is encoded by the coding sequence TTGAAAAAGAAGATTTGGAAAAAACTTTTTGCCATAACCTCAGCATCACTCATACTATTTATTACAGTAACTATTTATCTGCAAAGTATATTTTTTGAGGATTTCTATGTTAATAGAAAAATAAAACGCTTTGAGCAAAATGTAGAACAGTTCAACGGTTTGTACACGCAAAACTACATAAACAGCGGAAACTTGTACAGGATGATGAGACAGTTTGAAGAAAGCAACAATGCAAAAATTATCATTATTGGTAGTACAGGCGAAATAAAATATATTGGTGACAGTAAAATTGATATGGATTCCAGTAAAGTTAATACTATCAATAAAATATTTAAGGAGTGGATATCTAACCCATCCACCTTTAATAAAATATTGAAATTAAAAACTACTCAGACTTCTATCTACCATAACACAGATTTTGATATACAGAATATCGTATGCTTATCACCCCTATCAACTTCTGGTGACTCTGATGTAATACTGGCGGTTTCATCTCTGCAGCCCGTTGAAGAAGCAGCAGATATTATAAAGGAATTTTATATATACGTTTTTTTCGGTGCTGTACTTGTAATTGTTATACTATCCCTAATCTACGCCAATATGATTTCGAAACCTTTAAGAGAACTAAACAATACAGCGGTGAAAATTGCAGAAATGGACTTCTCTGCAAAATGTGAAGTCAACAGTGAAGATGAAATAGGAAGCTTAGCAAGTACACTGAATTTTTTAAGTCAAAGGTTGGATAAGGCATTAAGCGAGCTTAGAGAAAAAAATATAGCCCTTCAGAAAGATATTGAAAAAGAAAGAAAGCTGGATAGGATGAGAAAGGACTTTATAGCCGGGGTTTCTCATGAACTTAGAACTCCCATATCCATTATCTCCGGATATGCTGAAGGCTTAAAGGACAATATTGCTGATGATGAATCTAGAGAATTTTATCTGGATGTAATTATGGATGAAGCGGCAAAAATGAATGCACTTGTTTCAGATATGCTGGATTTATCACAACTTGAAAGTGGCACATTTAAGCTTACTCCAAGAGAGTTGTGCATTGATGAACTCATAAGAAAGTGCATCAGTAAGCATATGCAATTTATGCAGCAAAAGAATATAAATTTAATTACTAATATATCTGAGAACGCATACGTATTTGGGGATTATATCAGAATTGAACAGGTCCTCACAAACTTTATCACTAATGCGGTGCGGCATACAAATGAAGGCTGCTATATCGAAATAAGACTTTTTGCTGATGGTGATTATTATATAGTTGAAGTGGAAAATCAGGGAGAGAAAATTCCTGAACATGAGTTAGAGAGCATCTGGGATAAGTTTTACAAAGTTGATAAATCAAGAAACAGAAGTGTTGGAGGAATTGGCCTAGGCTTATCCATTGTGAAAAACATATTGCTGCTTCACAACAGTACCTTTGGAGTGAGAAATACTGAGAAAGGCGTATGTTTTTATTTCTCATTAAGAAAGATAAACCCCACCAAAGAAGAATAA
- the aroF gene encoding 3-deoxy-7-phosphoheptulonate synthase yields MVIIMKKDANAEDIERIKRRIENLGCKVHMSQGESCCILGVVGDTSRIDTGVFEVEDCVERAMRIQSPYKRASRFFKPTDTVVNVKGKLIGGNKLTVIAGPCSVESEEQLLTIAKAVKKSGATFLRGGAYKPRTSPYSFQGLKEEGLKLLKKASDLTGLPVVTEIMAAHQIESALPYVDIIQIGARNMQNFDLLREVGKTDKPILLKRGLSATIEELLMSAEYIMSEGNENVILCERGIRTFETYTRNTLDLSAVLVIKKLSHLPVIVDPSHASGKWWMVEPLSKAALAVGADGIAVEVHHDPINALSDGEQSIKPDKFNHLMESIKQMSGFLNKEFQE; encoded by the coding sequence ATGGTTATAATTATGAAAAAAGATGCGAATGCTGAGGACATTGAGAGAATCAAAAGGAGAATTGAAAATTTGGGTTGCAAAGTTCATATGAGTCAAGGAGAAAGTTGTTGTATTCTCGGAGTGGTTGGGGATACAAGCAGAATAGATACAGGAGTTTTTGAGGTTGAAGATTGTGTAGAGAGAGCCATGAGGATTCAAAGCCCATACAAAAGAGCCAGCAGATTCTTTAAACCAACGGATACGGTTGTTAATGTAAAAGGTAAGCTTATAGGGGGAAATAAACTAACAGTTATTGCAGGTCCTTGCTCAGTAGAAAGTGAAGAACAGCTTTTGACCATAGCAAAAGCTGTAAAAAAATCAGGAGCAACTTTTCTAAGAGGGGGGGCCTATAAGCCTAGAACATCCCCATACAGCTTTCAAGGCTTAAAAGAAGAAGGGTTAAAACTGTTAAAGAAGGCCAGTGATTTAACAGGTCTGCCGGTAGTAACAGAAATAATGGCTGCCCATCAAATAGAGTCAGCTCTGCCCTATGTGGATATAATTCAAATAGGAGCTAGAAACATGCAGAACTTTGATCTATTAAGAGAAGTAGGAAAAACCGATAAGCCTATTCTTCTTAAGAGAGGTTTAAGTGCTACCATTGAAGAACTATTAATGTCAGCTGAATATATAATGTCAGAAGGAAATGAAAATGTAATTCTCTGTGAAAGGGGGATCAGAACCTTCGAAACCTACACCAGAAATACGCTGGACTTAAGCGCAGTACTGGTAATTAAAAAGTTAAGCCATTTGCCGGTAATAGTTGATCCAAGTCATGCCAGCGGTAAATGGTGGATGGTTGAACCCCTATCTAAGGCAGCTCTTGCGGTAGGCGCTGATGGTATAGCTGTAGAAGTTCATCATGACCCCATAAATGCCTTAAGTGACGGAGAACAATCTATAAAGCCCGATAAATTCAATCACTTAATGGAATCCATAAAACAGATGTCTGGATTCTTGAATAAAGAATTTCAGGAGTAA
- a CDS encoding DUF503 domain-containing protein, producing MIIATGRIELMAEWCHSLKEKRMVVNSIIDKVSSKFNVSVSEIENLDMHNSIVLGIACVSNSTSHGNSVIQTVINFIEDNTEAYIVDIATEII from the coding sequence ATGATAATTGCAACAGGTAGAATCGAGTTAATGGCAGAATGGTGCCACTCTTTAAAGGAAAAAAGAATGGTGGTTAACAGTATTATTGACAAAGTTAGCAGTAAGTTTAATGTTTCCGTTAGTGAAATAGAGAATTTGGATATGCATAACTCCATAGTCTTAGGCATAGCCTGTGTCAGCAATAGCACTTCTCATGGAAACAGCGTAATACAAACTGTAATAAATTTTATTGAAGACAATACAGAGGCTTATATTGTAGATATAGCTACAGAAATTATATAG
- a CDS encoding response regulator transcription factor, producing the protein MKKKILLVEDEKRMRILLCDYLKREDFEYYEASNGLEAMEMLKKNPVDLVVLDIMMPFMDGWEVCKHIRKTSNIPIIILTAKAEEEDKLLGYELGADDYVTKPFSPKVLIAKIKVLLKRTEATSEANNTLISMDGLTINELSHEVRINDEEVVLSPKEYELLLYLVKNAGIALTRNQILDSVWGVDYYGDARTVDTNIKRLREKLKEKAYLITTIRGSGYRFEVKR; encoded by the coding sequence TTGAAGAAGAAGATATTATTAGTTGAAGACGAAAAGCGCATGAGGATATTGCTTTGTGACTATCTAAAAAGGGAAGATTTCGAATATTACGAGGCATCTAACGGCTTAGAAGCCATGGAGATGCTAAAAAAGAATCCTGTGGACCTGGTTGTTTTAGATATAATGATGCCGTTTATGGATGGTTGGGAGGTTTGTAAGCATATACGTAAAACCTCAAATATTCCTATCATTATTCTAACCGCCAAGGCTGAAGAAGAAGATAAACTTCTAGGCTATGAGTTGGGCGCCGATGACTATGTGACTAAACCATTTAGTCCAAAAGTCTTAATAGCAAAGATAAAAGTACTGTTGAAGCGAACCGAGGCCACTTCAGAAGCCAACAACACTCTTATATCAATGGATGGCTTGACCATCAATGAGTTATCTCATGAAGTAAGAATTAATGATGAAGAGGTTGTTTTGTCACCAAAGGAGTACGAGCTGCTCCTATACCTTGTAAAGAACGCAGGTATAGCTTTGACTCGCAACCAGATACTAGATAGTGTCTGGGGTGTTGATTACTATGGCGATGCAAGAACTGTAGACACTAATATAAAAAGACTTAGGGAAAAACTCAAAGAAAAGGCCTATCTCATAACTACTATTCGAGGCAGCGGTTACAGATTTGAGGTGAAACGTTGA
- the aroB gene encoding 3-dehydroquinate synthase encodes MFQIDLNLPQHQYNIFIEAHLLNKISEIISHLFKTKKVIIITDSNVDKNYGSVVKANLIDGGFDVQFIVLKPGEESKSLQSLEYIYNKLLDYSANRDTLLVALGGGVIGDITGFAAATFLRGIKYIQIPTSVIAQVDSSIGGKVAVNLERGKNLIGSFYHPHAVLIDPEVLRSLEDRFFFDGMAEVIKYGLIKDSQLFNNLMSYKTKEEIMANIEYIISTCCLIKKEIVEKDEKDIGERMLLNFGHTIGHGIEAYYEYKTYTHGEAVAIGMYCISGIGEQLGLTAPGCNEKIKAILQQYHLPYKAPVNVDELLEIIKNDKKVFDDGLNFILIKDIGNAYINKVKLQDVSIFLKKGAECNE; translated from the coding sequence ATGTTTCAAATTGACCTGAATTTACCGCAGCATCAATATAATATTTTTATTGAAGCTCATCTGCTAAATAAGATTTCTGAGATCATATCTCATTTATTTAAAACTAAAAAAGTTATTATTATCACCGATTCTAATGTAGATAAAAACTATGGTAGTGTTGTTAAGGCAAATCTCATAGATGGAGGTTTTGACGTGCAGTTTATTGTATTAAAGCCCGGTGAGGAAAGTAAAAGCTTGCAATCACTGGAGTATATCTACAACAAACTTTTGGACTATTCTGCCAATAGAGATACTTTACTTGTTGCCTTAGGCGGTGGTGTAATAGGAGATATTACAGGCTTCGCCGCAGCTACCTTCCTAAGGGGGATAAAATATATACAAATTCCCACCTCCGTCATAGCCCAAGTTGACAGCAGCATAGGCGGAAAGGTAGCTGTAAACCTTGAGAGGGGAAAAAATCTTATAGGGAGCTTTTATCATCCCCATGCAGTTTTGATAGACCCGGAAGTATTAAGAAGCCTGGAAGATAGATTTTTCTTTGACGGAATGGCAGAGGTAATTAAATACGGACTCATAAAGGATTCACAGCTCTTTAACAACCTTATGAGCTATAAAACAAAAGAAGAAATTATGGCTAATATAGAATATATCATTTCAACCTGCTGTCTTATAAAAAAAGAAATAGTAGAAAAAGATGAAAAAGACATCGGTGAAAGAATGCTGTTAAACTTTGGCCACACCATAGGTCATGGGATTGAAGCTTATTATGAATATAAAACCTATACCCATGGCGAGGCAGTAGCAATCGGTATGTACTGTATCAGCGGTATTGGGGAACAATTAGGCTTGACTGCCCCAGGCTGCAATGAAAAAATAAAAGCTATTCTACAGCAGTATCATCTTCCCTATAAAGCTCCTGTTAATGTAGATGAGCTATTGGAAATAATAAAAAATGATAAAAAGGTCTTTGATGATGGTCTAAACTTCATTCTCATTAAGGACATCGGCAATGCATATATAAATAAGGTTAAATTGCAGGATGTTTCTATCTTCTTAAAAAAAGGAGCTGAGTGCAATGAGTAG